One Ictalurus furcatus strain D&B chromosome 25, Billie_1.0, whole genome shotgun sequence DNA window includes the following coding sequences:
- the runx2b gene encoding runt-related transcription factor 2b isoform X4, with protein MCLVEDASKVIKTIEKQNLSVEQLTVAAMASNSLFSSVTPCQQNFFWDACATRRFSPPSSSLQPLPAKMNEVSSSSSSSSTGGSGGINSISGGNAGGGTGQHDARLRPLENRSMAEIIADHPAELVRTDSPNFLCSVLPSHWRCNKTLPVAFKVVALGDVPDGTVVTVMAGNDENYSAELRNASGVMKNQVARFNDLRFVGRSGRGKSFTLTITVFTNPPQVATYHRAIKVTVDGPREPRRHRPKLDDSPKAGLFSDRLSELERIRQSTMRVAVPTQTPRTSLNTTNSFSPQGQGQISDPRQSQSSPPWFNDQAYSSYLSPMASPSVHSTTPLSSSRATGLPSINDVPRRLPGNLQPQAPAGSTDLTPFPGQFERQFPGFSSLTESRFSSPRMHYPATFTYTPTPVTTGMSLGSAHYHTYLPPPYPGSTQSQSGPFQSSSTPYLYYGASSGSYQFSMVPGGDRSPSRMLPTCTSASTGASLINASLPVQADGGSGVEEDGSHSNSPTVLNPAGRMDEGVWRPY; from the exons ATGTGCCTAGTTGAGGACGCCTCAAAGGTCATCAAAACCATAGAGAAACAAAATTTATCCGTGGAGCAGCTGACGGTGGCGGCAATGGCATCAAACAGCCTCTTCAGCTCTGTGACACCTTGCCAGCAAAACTTCTTTTGGG ATGCGTGCGCGACTCGGCGCTTCAGCCCCCCGTCCAGCAGCCTGCAGCCGCTCCCGGCCAAAATGAACGAggtgagcagcagcagcagcagcagcagcactggAGGCAGCGGTGGGATTAACAGCATTAGCGGCGGGAATGCCGGAGGTGGAACCGGGCAACACGACGCGAGACTGCGGCCGCTTGAGAACCGCTCCATGGCAGAAATCATCGCCGATCATCCCGCCGAGCTCGTGCGCACAGACAGCCCCAACTTCCTCTGCTCCGTGCTGCCCTCTCACTGGAGGTGCAACAAAACGCTGCCGGTCGCCTTCAAG GTCGTGGCTCTAGGAGATGTTCCAGATGGTACTGTTGTCACTGTGATGGCTGGGAACGATGAGAATTACTCAGCAGAGTTGCGCAATGCTTCAGGTGTGATGAAGAACCAGGTGGCTCGATTCAATGATCTACGCTTTGTGGGACGCAGTGGAAGAG GAAAGAGCTTCACCCTGACAATTACAGTGTTCACAAACCCACCACAAGTGGCCACTTACCACAGAGCCATTAAGGTCACAGTGGACGGACCGCGTGAGCCAAGGA GGCACAGGCCGAAGTTGGACGATTCACCGAAGGCGGGCCTGTTCTCTGACCGCCTGAGCGAGCTAGAACGCATCCGACAGAGCACCATGAGGGTGGCTGTGCCAACACAAACCCCCCGGACTTCACTCAACACCACCAACTCGTTCTCTCCTCAGGGCCAGGGCCAAATCTCAG ACCCACGGCAGTCACAGTCGTCCCCTCCGTGGTTTAATGACCAAGCGTATTCATCGTACCTGAGCCCCATGGCGTCCCCCTCGGTGCACTCTACAACCCCTCTGTCCTCCAGTCGTGCCACCGGCCTGCCTTCCATCAACGATGTTCCCCGCCGCCTGCCAGGTAACCTCCAGCCTCAGGCCCCTGCAG GTTCAACAGATCTGACTCCTTTCCCTGGGCAGTTTGAGCGCCAGTTCCCCGGATTCTCCTCCCTCACTGAGAGCCGATTCTCCAGCCCACGGATGCACTACCCGGCAACGTTTACCTACACGCCCACCCCTGTCACCACAGGCATGTCTCTGGGCAGTGCCCATTACCACACATATCTGCCCCCGCCATACCCAGGCTCCACTCAGAGCCAGAGTGGACCATTCCAGAGCAGCAGCACCCCCTATCTCTACTATGGGGCCTCCTCTGGCTCCTACCAATTCTCGATGGTACCTGGGGGGGATCGCTCACCCTCCAGGATGCTGCCCACCTGCACTAGTGCCTCCACGGGTGCCTCGTTGATCAATGCCAGTCTTCCCGTGCAGGCTGATGGAGGGAGCGGTGTGGAGGAGGACGGTAGCCACAGCAACTCTCCAACTGTGCTCAATCCAGCAGGGAGAATGGATGAAGGAGTGTGGCGGCCATATTGA
- the runx2b gene encoding runt-related transcription factor 2b isoform X3 has product MCLVEDASKVIKTIEKQNLSVEQLTVAAMASNSLFSSVTPCQQNFFWDACATRRFSPPSSSLQPLPAKMNEVSSSSSSSSTGGSGGINSISGGNAGGGTGQHDARLRPLENRSMAEIIADHPAELVRTDSPNFLCSVLPSHWRCNKTLPVAFKVVALGDVPDGTVVTVMAGNDENYSAELRNASGVMKNQVARFNDLRFVGRSGRGKSFTLTITVFTNPPQVATYHRAIKVTVDGPREPRRHRPKLDDSPKAGLFSDRLSELERIRQSTMRVAVPTQTPRTSLNTTNSFSPQGQGQISDPRQSQSSPPWFNDQAYSSYLSPMASPSVHSTTPLSSSRATGLPSINDVPRRLPGSTDLTPFPGQFERQFPGFSSLTESRFSSPRMHYPATFTYTPTPVTTGMSLGSAHYHTYLPPPYPGSTQSQSGPFQSSSTPYLYYGASSGSYQFSMVPGGDRSPSRMLPTCTSASTGASLINASLPVQADGGSGVEEDGSHSNSPTVLNPAGRMDEGVWRPY; this is encoded by the exons ATGTGCCTAGTTGAGGACGCCTCAAAGGTCATCAAAACCATAGAGAAACAAAATTTATCCGTGGAGCAGCTGACGGTGGCGGCAATGGCATCAAACAGCCTCTTCAGCTCTGTGACACCTTGCCAGCAAAACTTCTTTTGGG ATGCGTGCGCGACTCGGCGCTTCAGCCCCCCGTCCAGCAGCCTGCAGCCGCTCCCGGCCAAAATGAACGAggtgagcagcagcagcagcagcagcagcactggAGGCAGCGGTGGGATTAACAGCATTAGCGGCGGGAATGCCGGAGGTGGAACCGGGCAACACGACGCGAGACTGCGGCCGCTTGAGAACCGCTCCATGGCAGAAATCATCGCCGATCATCCCGCCGAGCTCGTGCGCACAGACAGCCCCAACTTCCTCTGCTCCGTGCTGCCCTCTCACTGGAGGTGCAACAAAACGCTGCCGGTCGCCTTCAAG GTCGTGGCTCTAGGAGATGTTCCAGATGGTACTGTTGTCACTGTGATGGCTGGGAACGATGAGAATTACTCAGCAGAGTTGCGCAATGCTTCAGGTGTGATGAAGAACCAGGTGGCTCGATTCAATGATCTACGCTTTGTGGGACGCAGTGGAAGAG GAAAGAGCTTCACCCTGACAATTACAGTGTTCACAAACCCACCACAAGTGGCCACTTACCACAGAGCCATTAAGGTCACAGTGGACGGACCGCGTGAGCCAAGGA GGCACAGGCCGAAGTTGGACGATTCACCGAAGGCGGGCCTGTTCTCTGACCGCCTGAGCGAGCTAGAACGCATCCGACAGAGCACCATGAGGGTGGCTGTGCCAACACAAACCCCCCGGACTTCACTCAACACCACCAACTCGTTCTCTCCTCAGGGCCAGGGCCAAATCTCAG ACCCACGGCAGTCACAGTCGTCCCCTCCGTGGTTTAATGACCAAGCGTATTCATCGTACCTGAGCCCCATGGCGTCCCCCTCGGTGCACTCTACAACCCCTCTGTCCTCCAGTCGTGCCACCGGCCTGCCTTCCATCAACGATGTTCCCCGCCGCCTGCCAG GTTCAACAGATCTGACTCCTTTCCCTGGGCAGTTTGAGCGCCAGTTCCCCGGATTCTCCTCCCTCACTGAGAGCCGATTCTCCAGCCCACGGATGCACTACCCGGCAACGTTTACCTACACGCCCACCCCTGTCACCACAGGCATGTCTCTGGGCAGTGCCCATTACCACACATATCTGCCCCCGCCATACCCAGGCTCCACTCAGAGCCAGAGTGGACCATTCCAGAGCAGCAGCACCCCCTATCTCTACTATGGGGCCTCCTCTGGCTCCTACCAATTCTCGATGGTACCTGGGGGGGATCGCTCACCCTCCAGGATGCTGCCCACCTGCACTAGTGCCTCCACGGGTGCCTCGTTGATCAATGCCAGTCTTCCCGTGCAGGCTGATGGAGGGAGCGGTGTGGAGGAGGACGGTAGCCACAGCAACTCTCCAACTGTGCTCAATCCAGCAGGGAGAATGGATGAAGGAGTGTGGCGGCCATATTGA
- the runx2b gene encoding runt-related transcription factor 2b isoform X1, with amino-acid sequence MRIPVDACATRRFSPPSSSLQPLPAKMNEVSSSSSSSSTGGSGGINSISGGNAGGGTGQHDARLRPLENRSMAEIIADHPAELVRTDSPNFLCSVLPSHWRCNKTLPVAFKVVALGDVPDGTVVTVMAGNDENYSAELRNASGVMKNQVARFNDLRFVGRSGRGKSFTLTITVFTNPPQVATYHRAIKVTVDGPREPRRHRPKLDDSPKAGLFSDRLSELERIRQSTMRVAVPTQTPRTSLNTTNSFSPQGQGQISDPRQSQSSPPWFNDQAYSSYLSPMASPSVHSTTPLSSSRATGLPSINDVPRRLPGSTDLTPFPGQFERQFPGFSSLTESRFSSPRMHYPATFTYTPTPVTTGMSLGSAHYHTYLPPPYPGSTQSQSGPFQSSSTPYLYYGASSGSYQFSMVPGGDRSPSRMLPTCTSASTGASLINASLPVQADGGSGVEEDGSHSNSPTVLNPAGRMDEGVWRPY; translated from the exons ATGCGCATTCCTGTAGATGCGTGCGCGACTCGGCGCTTCAGCCCCCCGTCCAGCAGCCTGCAGCCGCTCCCGGCCAAAATGAACGAggtgagcagcagcagcagcagcagcagcactggAGGCAGCGGTGGGATTAACAGCATTAGCGGCGGGAATGCCGGAGGTGGAACCGGGCAACACGACGCGAGACTGCGGCCGCTTGAGAACCGCTCCATGGCAGAAATCATCGCCGATCATCCCGCCGAGCTCGTGCGCACAGACAGCCCCAACTTCCTCTGCTCCGTGCTGCCCTCTCACTGGAGGTGCAACAAAACGCTGCCGGTCGCCTTCAAG GTCGTGGCTCTAGGAGATGTTCCAGATGGTACTGTTGTCACTGTGATGGCTGGGAACGATGAGAATTACTCAGCAGAGTTGCGCAATGCTTCAGGTGTGATGAAGAACCAGGTGGCTCGATTCAATGATCTACGCTTTGTGGGACGCAGTGGAAGAG GAAAGAGCTTCACCCTGACAATTACAGTGTTCACAAACCCACCACAAGTGGCCACTTACCACAGAGCCATTAAGGTCACAGTGGACGGACCGCGTGAGCCAAGGA GGCACAGGCCGAAGTTGGACGATTCACCGAAGGCGGGCCTGTTCTCTGACCGCCTGAGCGAGCTAGAACGCATCCGACAGAGCACCATGAGGGTGGCTGTGCCAACACAAACCCCCCGGACTTCACTCAACACCACCAACTCGTTCTCTCCTCAGGGCCAGGGCCAAATCTCAG ACCCACGGCAGTCACAGTCGTCCCCTCCGTGGTTTAATGACCAAGCGTATTCATCGTACCTGAGCCCCATGGCGTCCCCCTCGGTGCACTCTACAACCCCTCTGTCCTCCAGTCGTGCCACCGGCCTGCCTTCCATCAACGATGTTCCCCGCCGCCTGCCAG GTTCAACAGATCTGACTCCTTTCCCTGGGCAGTTTGAGCGCCAGTTCCCCGGATTCTCCTCCCTCACTGAGAGCCGATTCTCCAGCCCACGGATGCACTACCCGGCAACGTTTACCTACACGCCCACCCCTGTCACCACAGGCATGTCTCTGGGCAGTGCCCATTACCACACATATCTGCCCCCGCCATACCCAGGCTCCACTCAGAGCCAGAGTGGACCATTCCAGAGCAGCAGCACCCCCTATCTCTACTATGGGGCCTCCTCTGGCTCCTACCAATTCTCGATGGTACCTGGGGGGGATCGCTCACCCTCCAGGATGCTGCCCACCTGCACTAGTGCCTCCACGGGTGCCTCGTTGATCAATGCCAGTCTTCCCGTGCAGGCTGATGGAGGGAGCGGTGTGGAGGAGGACGGTAGCCACAGCAACTCTCCAACTGTGCTCAATCCAGCAGGGAGAATGGATGAAGGAGTGTGGCGGCCATATTGA
- the runx2b gene encoding runt-related transcription factor 2b isoform X2, whose protein sequence is MRIPVDACATRRFSPPSSSLQPLPAKMNEVSSSSSSSSTGGSGGINSISGGNAGGGTGQHDARLRPLENRSMAEIIADHPAELVRTDSPNFLCSVLPSHWRCNKTLPVAFKVVALGDVPDGTVVTVMAGNDENYSAELRNASGVMKNQVARFNDLRFVGRSGRGKSFTLTITVFTNPPQVATYHRAIKVTVDGPREPRRHRPKLDDSPKAGLFSDRLSELERIRQSTMRVAVPTQTPRTSLNTTNSFSPQGQGQISGSTDLTPFPGQFERQFPGFSSLTESRFSSPRMHYPATFTYTPTPVTTGMSLGSAHYHTYLPPPYPGSTQSQSGPFQSSSTPYLYYGASSGSYQFSMVPGGDRSPSRMLPTCTSASTGASLINASLPVQADGGSGVEEDGSHSNSPTVLNPAGRMDEGVWRPY, encoded by the exons ATGCGCATTCCTGTAGATGCGTGCGCGACTCGGCGCTTCAGCCCCCCGTCCAGCAGCCTGCAGCCGCTCCCGGCCAAAATGAACGAggtgagcagcagcagcagcagcagcagcactggAGGCAGCGGTGGGATTAACAGCATTAGCGGCGGGAATGCCGGAGGTGGAACCGGGCAACACGACGCGAGACTGCGGCCGCTTGAGAACCGCTCCATGGCAGAAATCATCGCCGATCATCCCGCCGAGCTCGTGCGCACAGACAGCCCCAACTTCCTCTGCTCCGTGCTGCCCTCTCACTGGAGGTGCAACAAAACGCTGCCGGTCGCCTTCAAG GTCGTGGCTCTAGGAGATGTTCCAGATGGTACTGTTGTCACTGTGATGGCTGGGAACGATGAGAATTACTCAGCAGAGTTGCGCAATGCTTCAGGTGTGATGAAGAACCAGGTGGCTCGATTCAATGATCTACGCTTTGTGGGACGCAGTGGAAGAG GAAAGAGCTTCACCCTGACAATTACAGTGTTCACAAACCCACCACAAGTGGCCACTTACCACAGAGCCATTAAGGTCACAGTGGACGGACCGCGTGAGCCAAGGA GGCACAGGCCGAAGTTGGACGATTCACCGAAGGCGGGCCTGTTCTCTGACCGCCTGAGCGAGCTAGAACGCATCCGACAGAGCACCATGAGGGTGGCTGTGCCAACACAAACCCCCCGGACTTCACTCAACACCACCAACTCGTTCTCTCCTCAGGGCCAGGGCCAAATCTCAG GTTCAACAGATCTGACTCCTTTCCCTGGGCAGTTTGAGCGCCAGTTCCCCGGATTCTCCTCCCTCACTGAGAGCCGATTCTCCAGCCCACGGATGCACTACCCGGCAACGTTTACCTACACGCCCACCCCTGTCACCACAGGCATGTCTCTGGGCAGTGCCCATTACCACACATATCTGCCCCCGCCATACCCAGGCTCCACTCAGAGCCAGAGTGGACCATTCCAGAGCAGCAGCACCCCCTATCTCTACTATGGGGCCTCCTCTGGCTCCTACCAATTCTCGATGGTACCTGGGGGGGATCGCTCACCCTCCAGGATGCTGCCCACCTGCACTAGTGCCTCCACGGGTGCCTCGTTGATCAATGCCAGTCTTCCCGTGCAGGCTGATGGAGGGAGCGGTGTGGAGGAGGACGGTAGCCACAGCAACTCTCCAACTGTGCTCAATCCAGCAGGGAGAATGGATGAAGGAGTGTGGCGGCCATATTGA